A single Anopheles arabiensis isolate DONGOLA chromosome 2, AaraD3, whole genome shotgun sequence DNA region contains:
- the LOC120908549 gene encoding probable G-protein coupled receptor Mth-like 3, whose translation MMMCGEVTQRVPSYRGMMRPRLAQRRQYWWWHSMALLCLGTLVLRIGDVAAAKTPCPLVESVDISNGVENADGSIELDGVRYGSNQYFRDANSTVRGCVCLVRQCLHICCPMGSPEGEPCPPVALNVNFSMTPDGTVHDVRNLLDSPNYHLLYFNPECSGSLLTLHGKDYIVRSDGLLAYGASTYDYRHYCLQAQAGEPTALAGYCEMVDVLAMHRMYSIGIILSLPFLVATFVVYALLPEMQNIPGKSLMCYVACLTVGYLLLALLRFSVYSYRSGWCVATGYLVYAALLASFFWLNVMAFDIFWTFGGSRGRSSERRKFLYYSLYGWGAPLAIVALVALLDNTEFVHESMRPQIGAEQCFVSTEMLIGFLYMYLPMLLLVSANVTFFAVTAYRIFRMEQATASALSGESRRHTKYEKDRNRYSLYLRLFIIMGVTWTVEFVTWLVREPSWLIYLVDICNCLTGIFIFVLFVWKQKVKQLLLKRFGFSQASASRNDQHTNSTISTTRTTDLKANAETRLTDVTHGN comes from the exons atgatgatgtgcgGTGAAGTGACGCAACGTGTGCCTTCTTATCGGGGCATGATGAGACCACGTCTGGCACAGCGGCGGCAATATTGGTGGTGGCATTCGATGGCATTGCTTTGCCTTGGGACGCTGGTCCTCCGTATCGGTGACGTCGCTGCAGCAAAAACTCCCTGTCCGTTGGTGGAGTCCGTCGATATTAGCAACGGCGTGGAGAATGCAGACGGTTCCATCGAGCTGGATGGCGTTCGGTACGGGTCCAATCAGTACTTTCGCGATGCCAACTCAACCGTCCGCGGATGTGTGTGTCTCGTGCGCCAGTGTCTGCACATCTGCTGCCCAATGGGGTCGCCCGAAGGGGAACCCTGTCCACCGGTGGCGCTGAACGTGAACTTCTCCATGACTCCGGATGGGACGGTGCACGATGTGCGCAACCTGCTGGACAGCCCGAACTACCATCTGCTTTACTTCAATCCGGAATGTTCGGGTTCATTGCTAACACTACACGGGAAAGACTACATCGTGCGATCG GACGGATTGCTGGCGTACGGTGCGTCGACGTACGACTATCGGCACTACTGCTTGCAAGCCCAAGCCGGCGAACCGACCGCACTCGCCGGTTACTGTGAAATGGTGGATGTACTCGCGATGCATCGCATGTACTCGATCG GCATCATCCTGTCGCTTCCCTTCCTGGTGGCAACGTTCGTCGTGTACGCCCTGCTGCCCGAGATGCAAAACATCCCCGGCAAGTCGCTGATGTGCTACGTGGCTTGCCTGACCGTCGGCTACCTGCTGCTGGCGCTGTTGCGCTTCAGCGTGTACAGCTACCGATCGGGCTGGTGCGTCGCGACCGGGTATCTGGTGTACGCGGCCCTGCTCGCCAGCTTCTTCTGGCTGAACGTGATGGCGTTCGATATTTTCTGGACGTTCGGGGGCAGCCGGGGCCGGTCGAGCGAGCGGCGCAAGTTCCTGTACTACAGCCTGTACGGGTGGGGTGCACCGCTGGCGATCGTGGCGCTTGTAGCCCTGCTGGACAACACCGAGTTCGTACACGAGTCGATGCGGCCCCAGATCGGTGCGGAGCAGTGCTTCGTCAGCA CGGAGATGCTGATTGGGTTCCTGTACATGTATCTTcccatgctgctgctcgtgaGTGCCAATGTGACGTTCTTTGCCGTGACGGCGTACCGCATCTTTCGCATGGAGCAGGCGACCGCTTCCGCCCTGTCTGGGGAATCCCGGCGCCACACCAAGTACGAGAAGGATCGCAACAG ATATAGTTTGTATTTGCGGCTGTTTATCATCATGGGCGTGACCTGGACGGTGGAGTTCGTTACCTGGCTGGTGCGCGAACCGTCCTGGTTGATCTATCTGGTCGATATCTGCAACTGTCTGACGGGCATCTTCATATTCGTGCTGTTTGTGTggaagcaaaaggtgaagcagctgctgctgaaacG ATTCGGTTTCTCCCAGGCCTCCGCCAGTCGGAACGATCAGCACACcaacagcaccatcagcacGACGCGTACGACCGACCTGAAGGCAAACGCGGAGACGCGCCTGACGGATGTGACTCACGGGAATTGA
- the LOC120908551 gene encoding G-protein coupled receptor Mth2-like translates to MQLYSRFYAEMILIIYCAIIQIKVVYGDQMDPFDCPAAERIDLTEGVPDLQGSIRFAGNVYPSENYTQRSDHNHRYSCVCAVRKCVYVCCYHINRTECEQSALPLNRTSLNRASWSDVDLLEEVDLRESSEYWLIYATPPAWSSMPGYSLQIAGHEGELINDGSFAYGAKVYASRTYCINPAEDSTPHVWIMETDEHLEVHRWHSLGMIISIPFLVATLIVYALIPDLRNIPGKSLMCYVLMLMVSYLALILIKRSVFDGSPDWCTGIGYAYYFSVMSSFFWLNLMAFDIFWTFGGRRRRTTDQGKFLLYCCYGFGSPLIFLAIALVADHTELMYTSLRPGFGDGQCLFKGEQFVSFLYLYLPLVLLVSANLFFFISTAAKINSIERTTAAALQGESGRHSKYTNERNRYGLYVRLFVVMGVTWTFEFITWFADTQNWLVYATDVCNCISGVFIFFLFVWKRKVWKLLQQRLSGKEVQKRNQALFSVSGTRTTSLAPGRKLSTLKMDTSSF, encoded by the exons atgcAGCTCTACAGTCGGTTCTATGCTGAAATGATCTTGATCATTTACTGTGCAATCATTCAAATTAAAGTCGTCTACGGTGACCAGATGGATCCCTTCGATTGTCCCGCTGCAGAACGGATCGATCTAACGGAGGGTGTCCCAGATCTCCAAGGTTCTATTCGATTCGCCGGGAATGTTTATCCGTCCGAGAACTACACCCAACGCTCGGACCACAACCATCGCTACAGCTGCGTGTGTGCCGTGCGCaagtgtgtgtacgtgtgttgcTATCACATTAATCGAACAGAATGTGAACAATCGGCCCTGCCCTTAAATAGAACCAGCCTAAACCGAGCGAGCTGGAGCGACGTGGACTTGCTGGAGGAGGTTGATCTACGGGAGAGCAGCGAGTACTGGCTGATCTATGCGACGCCACCGGCCTGGAGCAGCATGCCCGGCTACTCGCTACAGATCGCGGGCCACGAAGGTGAACTAATTAAT GATGGAAGCTTTGCGTATGGGGCGAAAGTGTACGCGAGCAGAACGTACTGCATAAATCCCGCCGAAGATTCGACGCCGCACGTGTGGATAATGGAAACAGACGAGCATCTGGAGGTGCATCGGTGGCATTCCCTGG GCATGATCATCTCCATACCGTTTCTCGTAGCAACGTTGATCGTCTACGCTCTTATACCGGACCTACGTAACATCCCTGGGAAGTCGCTGATGTGTTACGTCTTAATGCTGATGGTTAGCTATCTGGCACTGATACTGATCAAGCGCAGCGTGTTCGATGGTTCACCCGATTGGTGTACGGGCATCGGATACGCGTACTACTTTTCGGTAATGTCAAGCTTCTTCTGGCTCAATTTGATGGCGTTCGATATCTTCTGGACGTTCGGTGGAAGGCGCCGACGAACGACTGATCAGGGAAAATTTCTACTGTACTGCTGCTACGGGTTTGGCAGTCCGTTGATCTTCCTGGCGATCGCACTGGTGGCTGATCATACCGAACTGATGTATACGAGCCTGCGGCCAGGGTTCGGAGATGGGCAGTGTCTTTTTAAGG gaGAGCAATTTGTATCATTTTTGTATCTGTACCTTccgttggtgctgctggtgagtGCCAATCTGTTCTTCTTCATCAGCACTGCTGCAAAGATCAACAGCATAGAGCGCACGACAGCGGCAGCTCTTCAAGGAGAGTCGGGACGACACAGCAAGTatacgaacgaacgaaatag ATATGGCCTGTACGTCCGACTATTCGTAGTGATGGGTGTAACGTGGACGTTTGAGTTCATTACCTGGTTCGCTGACACGCAAAACTGGCTAGTGTATGCGACGGACGTCTGTAACTGCATCAGCGGTGTGTTTATCTTCTTCCTGTTTGTGTGGAAGCGCAAAGTGTGGAAGCTGCTGCAACAGAG GCTTAGCGGTAAGGAAGTGCAAAAACGCAACCAGGCACTGTTTTCGGTGAGCGGTACGAGAACCACTAGCTTGGCACCGGGCCGCAAACTGTCCACCTTAAAGATGGATACTTCCAGTTTCTAG
- the LOC120894707 gene encoding histidine-rich glycoprotein-like produces MQIQSIALVCACLVLASVSAAPRVQRSANEAASSYFYFSRSPGHSLELGTPFDGLSVIPTLPELKSFPSVHIHHDEGDDHHRKALLESSDEDGDEDDHAAYRVVEHGHEEEGGSAYDEDHHAKKGDKSEKGYDKKHALEHGSKGSYGKEDHKQHYAHGGDRKHAHHDEASHYNDYHAEAKRTKGGKHHEKKHHKKGSKTTGYHNVYHKDEYKKEHIFYDTSDHSGQFKKYGSSHEQHSNEAGQHAKGGHEDHAHRESAHKKAGSKEHGSYDKHHGEFANGQGQEEHHHDVSSYDRKHGHSGLGERGYKIIHP; encoded by the coding sequence ATGCAAATCCAAAGTATTGCTTTGGTTTGTGCGTGTTTAGTGCTTGCCTCAGTGAGTGCTGCTCCACGTGTACAACGTTCGGCAAATGAAGCTGCATCGAGCTACTTCTACTTCAGTCGTTCACCAGGACATTCGCTTGAGCTTGGCACACCATTTGATGGGTTGTCGGTGATTCCAACACTGCCGGAACTGAAATCTTTCCCCTCGGTGCACATCCATCACGACGAAGGGGATGATCATCACCGAAAAGCATTGCTAGAGAGCAGTGATGAGGATGGAGATGAGGATGATCATGCAGCCTATCGGGTGGTAGAACACGGCCACGAAGAGGAAGGTGGCTCAGCGTACGATGAGGATCATCACGCAAAGAAGGGTGACAAGTCGGAGAAAGGATACGACAAGAAGCACGCGCTAGAACACGGCAGCAAGGGATCGTATGGAAAGGAGGATCACAAGCAACACTACGCGCACGGTGGGGATCGCAAGCATGCGCATCACGACGAAGCCTCCCACTACAACGATTATCACGCGGAGGCAAAGCGTACCAAGGGTGGCAAGCATCACGAGAAAAAGCACCACAAGAAGGGTTCGAAAACGACGGGCTATCACAACGTGTATCACAAGGATGAGTACAAGAAGGAGCACATCTTCTACGATACGAGCGATCACAGCGGGCAGTTTAAGAAGTACGGGTCGTCGCACGAGCAACACTCCAATGAGGCCGGACAGCATGCGAAGGGTGGCCACGAGGATCACGCTCACCGGGAAAGTGCACACAAGAAGGCGGGCAGCAAGGAGCACGGTTCGTACGATAAGCATCATGGGGAGTTCGCGAACGGGCAGGGACAGGAGGAGCATCATCATGACGTTTCCAGCTACGACCGCAAGCACGGCCACAGCGGGCTGGGCGAACGGGGCTACAAGATTATTCACCCTTAG
- the LOC120893515 gene encoding uncharacterized protein LOC120893515, with product MASFSVQCSLLLVSVLAVIALTSAAAIDDLQPSDINRGSLVRIARSPQQPQGFPNFPPPQFPFGNPEIVSQDTQQNKNGYAQTTIYKFPNGMGSSSVSTSRSGSSKLSGVTWSMLGAGITLLLLKMLY from the exons ATGGCTTCGTTTTCGGTACAGTGTTCGCTTCTGCTTGTGAGCGTCTTGGCGGTGATCGCTTTGACCAGTGCCGcag CTATCGATGATCTTCAACCGAGTGATATCAACCGGGGCAGTTTGGTGAGGATCGCGAGAAGTCCACAGCAACCCCAAGGGTTCCCGAATTTCCCCCC ACCACAGTTTCCCTTCGGCAATCCGGAAATAGTCTCGCAAGACACGCAACAGAACAAAAACGGTTACGCGCAAACGACGATCTACAAGTTCCCCAACGGGATGGGTTCGTCATCCGTGTCCACAAGCCGCTCG GGTTCGTCCAAGCTGAGTGGCGTCACCTGGAGTATGCTGGGTGCGGGCATCACTTTACTGCTACTTAAAATGCTGTACTAA